The following are from one region of the Etheostoma spectabile isolate EspeVRDwgs_2016 chromosome 2, UIUC_Espe_1.0, whole genome shotgun sequence genome:
- the LOC116706775 gene encoding lysozyme g-like, which translates to MQIDVNPKGGGHIARGRWDSEEHLCQATDILIHFILRIKHAFPDWSKEQQLKGGIAAYNAGDGKIHSYEEVDAKTAGGDYSNDVVARAQWYRNYGGF; encoded by the exons ATGCAG ATTGATGTTAATCCAAAGGGAGGTGGACACATCGCAAGAGGCCGATGGGACAGTGAGGAACACCTCTGCCAAGCCACCGACATTCTGATTCATTTCATATTACGCATAAAGCATGCATTCCCTGACTGGAGCAAGGAgcagcagctgaaag GAGGGATAGCAGCCTACAATGCAGGGGATGGGAAAATCCACTCCTATGAAGAGGTGGATGCCAAAACCGCAGGTGGAGACTACTCCAATGATGTTGTTGCCAGAGCTCAGTGGTACAGAAACTATGGTGGCTTTTAA
- the LOC116706757 gene encoding zinc finger protein Gfi-1b translates to MPRSFLVKRGGLHHLGKKTGSWDASMEYSTSKTPDNDAVPTALLQQDLPADSHCNGNDHLQPFSPKSYDCRSAGPCSPVNSNNLSPVEKDESRPPTPALWSRPRVSSEYLDKLSLGLGDLTQHPHILRETRSSGCLKISAPRQECPLCSKVFSYLSSLKTHICKSHGSRAPAHNKSSRTDVERSSCRGKERTFGCTVCGKVFKRSSTLTTHLLIHSDTRPYPCQYCGKRFHQKSDMKKHTFIHTGEKPHVCQICGKAFSQSSNLLTHSRKHGDDRPYRCPRCLYGFQHKVDLRQHQDHHCTYR, encoded by the exons ATGCCTCGTTCTTTCTTGGTGAAGCGAGGAGGGCTGCACCACCTAGGAAAGAAGACGGGGTCATGGGATGCATCCATGGAGTACTCCACATCAAAAACACCAGATAATGATGCAGTACCCACCGCATTACTGCAACAGGACCTTCCTGCTGACTCCCACTGTAATGGAAATGATCACCTTCAGCCATTCAGTCCCAAATCTTATG ACTGTAGATCTGCTGGGCCCTGCAGTCCTGTCAACTCAAATAATTTAAGCCCTGTGGAGAAAGACGAGTCTCGGCCTCCCACACCAGCTTTATGGTCCAGACCTCGTGTGAGCTCAGAATATCTAGACAAACTGTCTCTGGGACTGGGAGATTTGACTCAGCACCCTCACATCCTGAGGGAGACCAGGAGCAGTGGCTGCTTGAAGATCAGTGCTCCGAGGCAAGAGTGTCCACTCTGTAGCAAA GTATTTTCATATTTGTCAAGTTTGAAGACTCACATATGCAAGAGTCACGGAAGCAGAGCACCAGCACATAACAAGTCCAGCAGGACCGATGTTGAGCGGTCATCGTGCAGGGGCAAG GAGAGGACATTTGGCTGTACAGTGTGTGGAAAAGTTTTCAAGCGCTCCTCCACCCTCACTACTCATCTGCTCATACATTCAGACACCCGGCCCTACCCCTGCCAGTACTGTGGCAAACGGTTCCACCAGAAGTCTGACATGAAAAAACACACCTTCATACACACCG GCGAGAAGCCCCATGTGTGTCAGATATGTGGGAAGGCCTTCAGCCAGAGCTCCAACCTCCTCACCCACAGCCGTAAACACGGGGACGACCGGCCCTACCGCTGTCCTCGCTGCCTCTACGGCTTCCAGCACAAAGTGGACCTTAGGCAGCACCAGGACCACCACTGCACCTACCGCTGA